In a single window of the Candidatus Nanosynbacter featherlites genome:
- the sbcB gene encoding exodeoxyribonuclease I — MAETFFFYDLETSGLNPRQDRIMQFAGQRTDMSLEPIGEPYNLLVTLNDDTLPSPDALMVTGITPQKTVEEGYTEVQFARMLCEEIFTPETIAVGFNNIRFDDEFIRHLLWRNFHDPYEWSWKDGRSRWDLLDVVRLTRALRPEGINWPLDDKGEPSNRLELITSANGIAHENAHDALADVTALIAVTKLIKQKQPQLYDYLLKMRDKKVVQRLVNVDDKKPFVYASGRYDKEFAKTTVAFPLTTSRNGGVVVYDLRYDPTPFVGLSAEELSAKLFASWEERQAKDFVKLPVKELQYNRCPAVAPLGVLEQGDGWRKISLDLETVQKHQNILLDNPDFAEKLRTIFENKPAFKKLPDPEAQLYDGFLNDRDRLRVEAVRNADERELADFHPEFQDERLTPLLLHYKARNFPRSLSEDDLAQWEIWRAQHLQAQLPGFMASLQRLAPAATDEQQFILQELQLWAEAVLPAGDL, encoded by the coding sequence ATGGCAGAAACATTTTTCTTCTATGACCTAGAAACTAGCGGACTAAATCCGCGGCAAGATCGGATCATGCAGTTTGCTGGGCAGCGGACGGACATGAGTCTCGAGCCGATTGGCGAGCCGTACAATCTGCTGGTAACGCTGAATGATGACACCTTGCCGAGTCCTGATGCGCTGATGGTAACGGGCATTACGCCGCAAAAAACAGTCGAGGAGGGTTACACCGAAGTGCAGTTTGCTCGGATGTTATGCGAGGAGATCTTTACGCCTGAGACTATTGCGGTTGGTTTTAATAATATTCGGTTTGACGACGAATTTATCCGCCATTTGTTGTGGCGCAATTTTCATGATCCGTACGAATGGAGCTGGAAAGACGGTCGCTCGCGTTGGGATTTGCTGGATGTTGTGCGATTGACGCGGGCGCTCAGGCCGGAAGGAATCAATTGGCCGCTTGATGATAAGGGTGAGCCAAGCAATCGCCTGGAGCTGATCACTAGTGCTAATGGCATAGCACACGAAAATGCTCACGATGCTTTGGCGGACGTAACAGCGTTGATTGCCGTGACGAAACTGATCAAGCAAAAGCAGCCGCAACTGTATGATTATTTACTGAAAATGCGTGACAAAAAAGTAGTCCAGCGACTGGTCAATGTGGATGACAAAAAACCGTTTGTCTATGCCAGCGGGCGCTATGATAAGGAATTTGCTAAAACTACGGTGGCCTTTCCGCTGACGACCAGTCGAAACGGCGGTGTGGTCGTCTATGATCTGCGCTATGATCCGACGCCGTTTGTTGGGCTGAGTGCGGAGGAGCTGTCGGCAAAACTATTTGCGTCGTGGGAGGAGCGGCAAGCTAAGGATTTCGTCAAATTGCCAGTCAAAGAATTACAGTACAATCGCTGTCCGGCGGTGGCGCCGCTGGGTGTGCTGGAACAGGGCGATGGCTGGCGGAAGATCTCACTTGATCTAGAGACGGTGCAAAAGCATCAAAATATACTGCTGGACAACCCAGACTTTGCCGAAAAATTACGGACTATTTTTGAAAACAAGCCAGCCTTCAAAAAACTGCCTGATCCAGAAGCGCAATTATATGACGGCTTTTTGAACGACCGTGACCGCTTGCGAGTGGAGGCCGTACGCAACGCTGATGAACGTGAATTGGCGGATTTTCATCCAGAGTTTCAGGACGAACGGTTAACGCCGCTGTTGCTACACTACAAAGCACGTAATTTTCCGCGCTCACTCAGTGAAGATGATTTGGCACAATGGGAAATCTGGCGGGCTCAGCACCTGCAGGCACAACTGCCAGGGTTTATGGCGTCTCTGCAGCGCTTAGCGCCGGCAGCGACTGACGAGCAGCAGTTTATATTGCAAGAATTGCAATTGTGGGCGGAGGCGGTGTTGCCGGCTGGCGACTTGTGA
- the obgE gene encoding GTPase ObgE yields MFVDTAKVLVRAGKGGNGAVSFRHEKYVDKGGPDGGDGGRGGDVVFLATKDLNTLLNFRYKPELKAENGGDGSKRNKRGKSGSPLVVKVPMGTLVKRDGKVVADLTVDQQQAVVARGGDGGFGNAHFTSSTRQAPKIAELGEAGEEFEAELELKLLADVGLVGFPNAGKSTFLSVVSNARPEIANYEFTTLTPNLGVADVDDGSVLIADIPGLIEGASEGKGLGDQFLRHVERTAVLLHMIDAYSDDPAEKYQTIRRELEKYSEELAARPEIIALTKCEGLDDEIIAMQSTALQNVANGSPVVAISSQTHAGVTELLRLLRREVTDYRAHEAEMVEEEGDDLPVIALDAQAASDAWTVERVVGAEPEKVDDEDAVSFIIHGAKIEKFARRTNFDQFESVNRLRDIMRKMGITHELIRQGAVGETVVQIGESMPFTLVEQ; encoded by the coding sequence ATGTTTGTAGATACAGCGAAAGTGTTAGTACGAGCTGGCAAGGGCGGTAACGGCGCGGTCAGTTTTCGGCATGAGAAATATGTTGACAAAGGCGGTCCTGATGGTGGTGACGGCGGACGCGGCGGTGATGTGGTGTTTTTGGCGACCAAAGATCTGAATACGTTGCTTAACTTTCGCTACAAGCCAGAACTAAAAGCAGAGAATGGCGGTGACGGCAGCAAGCGCAACAAGCGCGGTAAAAGCGGTTCGCCGCTGGTCGTCAAAGTGCCGATGGGTACATTGGTCAAGCGTGACGGCAAGGTGGTGGCGGATTTGACAGTGGACCAGCAGCAGGCAGTCGTTGCCCGCGGCGGTGACGGTGGTTTTGGTAACGCACATTTTACGTCCAGCACCCGCCAAGCGCCGAAGATTGCTGAACTTGGTGAGGCGGGTGAAGAATTTGAGGCAGAGCTGGAACTAAAATTACTGGCTGATGTTGGTTTGGTTGGTTTTCCGAATGCTGGTAAATCAACATTTTTGAGCGTGGTTTCCAATGCTCGACCGGAAATCGCTAATTATGAATTTACGACCTTGACGCCAAATTTGGGCGTGGCGGATGTTGATGATGGCTCAGTGTTGATTGCCGATATTCCAGGACTGATTGAAGGCGCCTCGGAAGGCAAGGGCTTGGGTGACCAGTTCCTGCGTCACGTTGAGCGGACGGCGGTGTTGCTGCACATGATTGACGCGTATAGTGACGACCCAGCGGAAAAATACCAGACCATTCGCCGCGAGCTGGAAAAATATTCTGAAGAATTGGCGGCGCGTCCAGAAATCATTGCCCTGACGAAATGTGAAGGGCTGGATGATGAGATTATTGCCATGCAGTCGACGGCGCTACAAAACGTAGCAAACGGTTCACCAGTGGTGGCGATTTCCTCGCAAACGCATGCTGGCGTGACTGAGCTGCTGCGTTTGCTACGCCGTGAAGTTACTGACTATCGGGCGCATGAGGCGGAGATGGTTGAGGAAGAGGGTGATGATCTGCCAGTAATCGCGCTGGATGCACAAGCAGCGTCTGATGCCTGGACGGTAGAGCGGGTTGTTGGTGCGGAGCCTGAAAAGGTAGATGATGAAGATGCGGTCAGTTTCATTATCCACGGTGCTAAAATTGAAAAGTTTGCTCGCCGTACTAACTTTGATCAGTTTGAATCAGTCAATCGCCTGCGCGATATCATGCGAAAAATGGGCATCACTCATGAGCTAATTCGTCAGGGTGCAGTGGGCGAGACCGTGGTGCAGATTGGCGAATCGATGCCGTTTACGCTGGTTGAGCAATAG